Part of the Streptomyces antimycoticus genome, CGGTCTTCCCAGGCCCCGTCGGCTTGCTCGGCGGGTCCTTGGCCGACTCCGCCGCCGGATCCTTCGCCGACCCCGAGGCCGTGGTGTGGTCATCGCCGCCGACCAGCGCGTACGTCACCCCGCCGGCGATGAGCACGACGGTGGCGGCCGCGGCCGCGATGAGTGCTCGGCGACGGCTGCGCCCCGCGCCCCGCGCGCCGTCCCCGTCCCCCGCGCCCGGCTCCCCGCTCACCAGCGGCTCGACCGCGGGCGGCGGGCCGAAACCCGGCGGCGGGGCGGCCACCGCAGCCGGTACGGACGGGGGCCGCACGCCCTGCGGCGTCCGCCCGGCGGCCACATCCGCCAGCATCCGGCGCGCCTCGGCGGCGGACGGCCGCCCCCGCGGATCCTTGTCCATCAGCGCGTGCAACACGGGCGCCAGCGGCCCGGCCAGCCGCGGCTCGGGCAGCGGTTCGGTGACGATCGCGGTGAGCGTCGACCATACGGAGGTGCGGCGGAACGGCGACGAGCCCTCCACCGCCGCGTACAGCGTCATCCCCAGCGCCCAGATGTCCGAGGCCGGGCTCGGGTCCTGACCCTGGGCGCGCTCCGGTGCGAGATAGTCCAGGGAGCCGATCAGCTCGCCGCTGCGGGTCAGCTTGGTGGTCGCGCCGTCCTCGGGCGCCTCCAGGCTGGCGATGCCGAAGTCCGTGAGGACGACACGGCCCGCGCGGTCCAGCAGCACATTGCCGGGCTTCACATCCCGGTGCAACACCCCGGCGTCATGGGCCGCGCCGAGCGCGTCCGCGACCTCGGCGCCGATCCCCGCGGCCTCCCGGGGGTCGATGGTGCCGCGCTCGTCGATCACATCGTCGAGCGAGGGCCCGTCGATCAGCTCCATGACGATGAGCGGCAGCCCGTCCTCCTCGGCCACATCGTGGACCGTGATCACCCCGGGGTGCCGGATCCGGGCCGCCGCCCGCGCCTCCCGCTGCATCCGGGTGCGCAGATCGGCCAGTTCGGCACTGGAGGCGTCGGTATGGGCGCGCAGCACCTTGACCGCGACCTCCCGGCCGAGCACCGCGTCCACGGTCCTGCAGACCACGCCCATGCCGCCCCGGCCGAGCCGGCCCGTCACGCGGTACCGCCCGCCCAGGAGCCTGCCGGACAGATCGCCGCCCATGTCCACCGGTGCCACCGCTCCGCTCCCCCTCGCGCCGTCCTCGGCCCAGCCTGGCCGCTGCCGGGCTCAGGGCTTGGGACTTCGGGCTCAGGGCGAACAGCTTAGGGGGAGACGGTGACAGCGGGACTCAATCGCCGGTCGGATGCGTGCCCGCCGCCGGGCCGAACCCCTCCAGCCGCGCCTCCTGCGCCGCCGCGGCGGCCGCGCCCACCAGCCCCGCGTCGGTGCCCATCTGCGCCGGGACGACCTCCAGTCCCTGGACGAACGACAGGGTCGCGTAGTCGCGCAGGGCGCGCCGCAGGGGCGTGAAGAGCACGTCCCCGGCGCCCGCCACCCCGCCGCCGATGACCGCCACCTCGATCTCGACAAGGGCGGCGGTCGCGGCGATTCCCGCGGCCAGGGCCTGGGCGGCCCGTTCGAAGGAGGCCCGCGCGACCGGGTCGCCGTCCCGCGCCGAGGCGGCGACGGCCTGGGCGCTGGTGTCGCCGTCCGGACCCGGGCGCCAGCCGCCGTCCAGGGCGCGGCGGGCGATGTTGGGACCGCTGGCGATCCGCTCCACGCAGCCGCGTCCGCCACAGGGGCACAGGTCGCCGTTGAGGTCCACGCTGATGTGGCCGATGTGCCCGGCGTTGCCGGTCGGGCCCGGGTGCAGCAGGCCGCCCAGGACCAGCCCGCCGCCCACGCCGGTGGAGACCACCATGCACAGCGCGCTCTTACGGCCGCGCGCCGCGCCCTGCCAGTGCTCGGCGGCCGTCATCGCCGGCCCGTCGCCGACCAGCGACAGCGGCAGTGCGCCGGTGGTCTCCCGGACCCCGGCGACCAGCGGGAAGTCACGCCAGCCAGGGATGTTGACGGGGCTGACGGTGCCCACGGAGGCGTCCACCGGGCCCGCGCTGCCGATGCCGACGGCGGCGACCCGTGACCAGTGCGCGGTGGCCGTGAGCTCCTCGAGCACGGCGGTGACCTGCCGCATGACCGTCGCTCCGTCTTCCTGGGCACGGGTGGCGCGGCGGGCCCGTACGACCAGCTTTCCGCTCCCGTCCACCAGAGCGCCCGCGATCTTGGTCCCGCCGATGTCCAGTGCGGCGATGAGGTCACGTGGCATAGGTGTCGACTCTCCTGGTGGGCATGCTGGTGGGCATGGACGTGTTCGCTGTGCGACAACAGTCTTCCCGCCGCTGACAACGTTGTCCAGGGGCTATGCTCGTCACTCCCTCCCCCACGACGACCAGCGACGGGACGAGCGCACTGTGACCGACACCGCCCCGAGCACCGCCACACGCCGTTACGGCACCCGGCCCACTATGAAGGATGTCGCAGCACGGGCCGGGGTCGGCCTCAAAACCGTCTCCAGAGTGGTCAACGGCGAACCTGGCGTCACCCCCGACACCGAGCGCCGCGTCCAGGAGGCCATCACCGCACTCGGCTTCCGCCGCAACGACAGCGCCCGCATTCTGCGCAAGGGCCGTACGGCGAGCATCGGACTGGTCCTGGAGGATCTGGCCGATCCCTTCTACGGTCCGCTGAGCCGCGCCGTCGAGGAGGTCGCCCGGGCCCATGGCGCGCTGCTGATCAACGGGTCCAGCGCCGAGGACCCCGAGCGCGAGCAGGAGCTGGTGCTCGCCCTGTGCGCGCGCCGGGTCGACGGCCTCGTCATCATCCCGGCCGGCCACGACCACCGCTATCTGGCCCCCGAGATGGCGGCCGGGATCGCCACCGTCTTCGTCGACCGGCCCGCGGGCCGTGTCGACGCCGACGCCGTCCTCTCCGACAGCTTCGGCGGCTCCCGCGACGCCGTCGCTCATCTGATCGCCCACGGCCACCGCCGGATCGGCTTCCTCGGCGACCTGCCGGGCATCCACACCGCCGCCGAGCGGCTGCGCGGCTATCACGCGGCGATGAGCGAGGCCGGGCTGCCGGTCCATGACGCCTGGGTCTCGCCCGGCCCCACCGATCCGGAGCGGGTCCGGGCCGCGGCCACCGCGATGCTGAACGCCGCCGAGCCGGTCACCGCGCTCTTCGCGGGCAACAACCGGGTCACGGTCACGGTCGTACGGGTCCTGGCCGAGCGCCCCGCGCCCGCCGCGCCGGTGGCTCTGGTCGGCTTCGACGACTTCGAGCTCGCCGATCTGCTCTCCCCCGCGATCACCGTCATAGCCCAGGACTCGGCCCAGCTCGGCCGCACCGCCGCCGATCTGCTCTTCCGCCGCCTCGACGGCGCGGGCGGGGACCCGCAGCGGGTCGTCCTGCCGACCCGGCTGATCCCGCGCGGCTCGGGCGAAGTGCCCCCGCCCGCGACGTCCACCCCCTGACCGGCCTTCCCCGCTCGCTTTGGCCGTTCCCCGAACGGCGCAGCTTCCCCCGAACGCCTGAACGGCCCCGCTCCGGTTGCCCCGGCCCCCCACCGCCCCGAGGGTGGATGCGGAGGGCCCGGGACCCCGGCCGGCGGAACGAGGGAGACGCGATGAGCGGGCGCCGAACGCGGACGATCTGCGCGGTGAGCCTCATGGCCGTGCTGGCGCCGGCCGCCGTCGGCTGTTCGGACGACGGGGGCACCCCGTCGTCCGAAGTGTCCCGGGCCTCCGCCGCCATCGCCTCCGCGAGGTCGTCGGCCCAGGCCGAGCTGGACAAGATCAAGGGCGGCTCCCAGGCCAAGCGCGAGGTGAGGGCCGGCCGGGTGACCCGCGATGGCGCGGGACGGGCCGTGGCACCGC contains:
- a CDS encoding LacI family DNA-binding transcriptional regulator, with the translated sequence MTDTAPSTATRRYGTRPTMKDVAARAGVGLKTVSRVVNGEPGVTPDTERRVQEAITALGFRRNDSARILRKGRTASIGLVLEDLADPFYGPLSRAVEEVARAHGALLINGSSAEDPEREQELVLALCARRVDGLVIIPAGHDHRYLAPEMAAGIATVFVDRPAGRVDADAVLSDSFGGSRDAVAHLIAHGHRRIGFLGDLPGIHTAAERLRGYHAAMSEAGLPVHDAWVSPGPTDPERVRAAATAMLNAAEPVTALFAGNNRVTVTVVRVLAERPAPAAPVALVGFDDFELADLLSPAITVIAQDSAQLGRTAADLLFRRLDGAGGDPQRVVLPTRLIPRGSGEVPPPATSTP
- a CDS encoding serine/threonine-protein kinase produces the protein MGGDLSGRLLGGRYRVTGRLGRGGMGVVCRTVDAVLGREVAVKVLRAHTDASSAELADLRTRMQREARAAARIRHPGVITVHDVAEEDGLPLIVMELIDGPSLDDVIDERGTIDPREAAGIGAEVADALGAAHDAGVLHRDVKPGNVLLDRAGRVVLTDFGIASLEAPEDGATTKLTRSGELIGSLDYLAPERAQGQDPSPASDIWALGMTLYAAVEGSSPFRRTSVWSTLTAIVTEPLPEPRLAGPLAPVLHALMDKDPRGRPSAAEARRMLADVAAGRTPQGVRPPSVPAAVAAPPPGFGPPPAVEPLVSGEPGAGDGDGARGAGRSRRRALIAAAAATVVLIAGGVTYALVGGDDHTTASGSAKDPAAESAKDPPSKPTGPGKTASSRGGRATGTAGQDGERPGDTASPSGSRSPGGGDGGGPEASSAPPPGAAPVCHGSGGGRYDCEVWRDATSYTHGGEPVGTLKHGVNYFFCQENLGRRETYGTWSNVWWARTDDDNGHRDVYVSVVYVKGGNNDEPLPGLPEC
- a CDS encoding ROK family protein; translated protein: MPRDLIAALDIGGTKIAGALVDGSGKLVVRARRATRAQEDGATVMRQVTAVLEELTATAHWSRVAAVGIGSAGPVDASVGTVSPVNIPGWRDFPLVAGVRETTGALPLSLVGDGPAMTAAEHWQGAARGRKSALCMVVSTGVGGGLVLGGLLHPGPTGNAGHIGHISVDLNGDLCPCGGRGCVERIASGPNIARRALDGGWRPGPDGDTSAQAVAASARDGDPVARASFERAAQALAAGIAATAALVEIEVAVIGGGVAGAGDVLFTPLRRALRDYATLSFVQGLEVVPAQMGTDAGLVGAAAAAAQEARLEGFGPAAGTHPTGD